A genomic window from Periweissella cryptocerci includes:
- a CDS encoding adenylosuccinate synthase: MAGIVVVGSQWGDEGKGKITNFLAQDADVIVRYQGGDNAGHTIVFNGKKFELRSIPSGIFDAHKLAVIGNGTVLNPKSVLEELAYLRSQGVPTENLRISDRAQVLFSYHKLFDVLQEEAKQGDKIGTTGNGIGPAYTDKMARTGIRVTDLLDAETLRKRLNTVVAEKNVLLTKIYNHEPLDADALFEEYYAYGQELKQYVTDTAYVVDEAFKAGKKVLFEGAQGVMLDIDHGTYPFVTSSNPIAGGVTTGVGVGPTMITEVVGVAKAYTSRVGEGPFPTELLNEIGDHIREVGHEYGVNTHRPRRIGWFDSVVMRHSARVSGLTKLALNSIDVLTGIETLKIATAYELDGEIIKYYPASFKDLERVQPVYEELPGWTEDITAVTKREDLPVNAQNYLKRIEELVGVDLATFAVGPDRDQTNVLLDVWTGETK, encoded by the coding sequence ATGGCAGGAATCGTAGTAGTAGGTAGTCAATGGGGCGACGAAGGTAAGGGAAAGATTACAAACTTTCTCGCGCAAGATGCAGATGTTATCGTGCGGTACCAGGGTGGTGATAACGCTGGTCACACAATTGTCTTTAATGGCAAGAAATTCGAATTACGTTCAATTCCATCTGGGATTTTTGATGCTCACAAACTCGCCGTTATTGGTAACGGGACAGTTTTGAATCCTAAGTCAGTCTTGGAAGAATTAGCATACTTGCGTTCACAAGGTGTGCCAACAGAAAATTTACGGATTTCTGACCGAGCACAAGTGCTGTTCTCATACCATAAATTGTTTGATGTTTTACAAGAAGAAGCTAAACAAGGTGATAAGATTGGGACAACTGGTAACGGTATTGGCCCAGCCTACACTGATAAAATGGCGCGGACAGGAATTCGGGTGACGGATTTATTAGATGCGGAAACTTTGCGGAAACGCTTAAACACCGTAGTCGCTGAAAAGAATGTCTTGCTGACAAAAATTTATAATCACGAACCACTTGATGCCGATGCCTTGTTTGAAGAATATTATGCATACGGTCAAGAATTGAAGCAATATGTGACTGACACGGCTTATGTTGTCGATGAAGCATTTAAGGCTGGTAAAAAGGTGCTGTTTGAAGGCGCGCAAGGGGTGATGTTGGATATTGATCATGGAACTTATCCATTTGTAACCTCATCAAACCCAATCGCCGGTGGTGTTACAACCGGTGTTGGGGTTGGCCCAACGATGATTACTGAAGTTGTGGGTGTGGCTAAGGCCTATACTTCACGAGTTGGTGAAGGTCCTTTCCCAACCGAATTGTTAAATGAAATTGGTGATCACATTCGTGAAGTTGGTCATGAATACGGTGTTAACACTCACCGTCCTCGCCGGATTGGTTGGTTTGACTCAGTTGTTATGCGTCACTCTGCCCGCGTATCTGGTTTGACTAAGTTAGCTTTGAACAGTATTGATGTCTTAACGGGCATTGAAACTTTGAAGATTGCGACCGCTTATGAATTAGATGGGGAAATTATTAAGTATTACCCAGCTAGTTTTAAGGACTTGGAACGCGTTCAGCCAGTTTACGAAGAATTACCTGGTTGGACAGAAGATATTACCGCAGTAACGAAACGTGAAGACTTACCAGTTAACGCGCAAAATTACTTGAAACGGATTGAAGAACTTGTTGGTGTTGACTTAGCAACCTTTGCAGTAGGTCCAGATCGTGACCAAACCAATGTGTTGTTGGACGTATGGACAGGAGAAACTAAATAA
- a CDS encoding acetate/propionate family kinase, with translation MKKIIAVNAGSSSLKIQLVAMPAEEVICKGQVERIGLTDSIFTLKYGDGQKVEKVLDIEDHHAAIDLLLQALLEYKIIADYAEIKGIGHRVVHGGDFFDQSVVIDDEVLHKIEALIDLAPLHNPSAAMGIRAMHKLLPDVPSVAVFDTAFYQTLPEVNYRYSLPYDFYDKYKARKYGAHGTSHNYVSHRAAAVIDKPYADLKIITLHLGAGCSITATKDGQAFDTSMGFTPLAGLTMATRAGDIDVSLVSYLEKQMGKTTDEMIEILNKESGLLGISGISSDSREIEDAMATNPRAQLAMDIFVDRIVGFVGSYVAKMGGVDALVFTAGVGENSAILRQMIIDRLAFMNIHLDAQANSQRGKELVLSTPDSAVKVLLIPTNEELMIVRDVYRLTTKNG, from the coding sequence ATGAAAAAAATCATTGCGGTGAACGCTGGGTCATCATCATTAAAAATTCAGTTGGTAGCCATGCCAGCCGAAGAGGTTATTTGTAAAGGGCAAGTTGAACGGATTGGTCTAACGGATTCAATTTTCACATTAAAGTACGGCGACGGGCAAAAGGTTGAAAAGGTGTTGGATATTGAAGACCATCACGCAGCCATCGATTTGCTACTGCAGGCTTTGTTAGAATATAAAATCATTGCTGATTATGCGGAAATTAAGGGGATTGGTCATCGGGTTGTGCATGGTGGTGATTTCTTTGACCAGTCAGTCGTGATTGATGACGAAGTGTTACATAAGATTGAAGCGTTGATTGATTTAGCGCCATTGCATAATCCGTCAGCGGCCATGGGGATCCGGGCAATGCACAAATTGTTGCCAGATGTACCGTCCGTGGCGGTGTTTGATACGGCGTTCTATCAGACGTTGCCAGAAGTTAATTATCGCTACAGCTTGCCATATGATTTTTACGACAAGTATAAAGCGCGCAAATATGGGGCTCACGGTACTTCACACAACTATGTGAGTCATCGGGCTGCAGCCGTTATTGACAAGCCTTACGCCGACTTAAAAATCATTACCTTACACTTAGGTGCGGGTTGTTCGATTACGGCGACCAAGGATGGGCAAGCATTTGATACCTCAATGGGCTTTACGCCATTAGCTGGGCTAACAATGGCGACACGTGCTGGTGACATCGATGTGTCATTAGTTTCATATTTGGAAAAACAAATGGGTAAAACGACGGATGAAATGATTGAAATTCTGAACAAGGAATCTGGTTTGTTAGGGATTTCGGGTATTTCATCAGATTCGCGCGAAATTGAAGACGCGATGGCAACTAATCCGCGTGCGCAATTAGCAATGGATATTTTTGTGGACCGGATTGTCGGCTTTGTCGGTTCATATGTGGCGAAGATGGGCGGAGTTGATGCCTTGGTATTTACCGCCGGAGTCGGTGAAAATTCAGCTATTCTACGTCAAATGATTATTGATCGGTTGGCATTTATGAACATTCACCTGGATGCCCAAGCGAACAGCCAACGTGGTAAAGAGCTAGTTTTATCGACACCAGATTCAGCGGTTAAGGTTTTGTTAATTCCAACAAATGAGGAATTGATGATTGTCCGTGATGTATATCGATTAACTACGAAAAACGGCTGA
- a CDS encoding hemolysin family protein — MESGPSYITQIIVIVVILLLAVLFTLTEYSLVRVRVSALKAMKADKHGSTKNIDAAIHMTEHLTEYLSTAQVGITLTSLILGWLGEDTIASAIINSHLLPAEIAHGVASIAAILIFTVIHAVFTDLVPKNIAIAEPVKMMLFIVRPVRFFHIVLYPLIFILDRFANGITHMLGYQTATEDDIYSQTEILSLSKSAAKAGELDEEDLTFMERAFDMNDKVAVDIMIDRTSMVVVDVDTTTREALDLYLQERYSRFPVTADGDKDKVIGYVYSYDLLRQARINDEAPVVRVMRDIPAVPENMDVHDVLKLMVAKRTPITLVVDEYGGTSGLITDKDIYEELFGSMRDEIDDVADDYVEKLGNNKYKVSGKITLYDFERHFDVSIKELEEDEAVTLTGYVLNQEPEFRTGDVMRVANFEIKALDYENAYINEFEITEFPAQQVEPDED; from the coding sequence TTGGAATCTGGTCCGTCCTATATCACGCAAATTATCGTAATTGTTGTGATTTTACTTTTAGCTGTTTTATTTACTTTAACTGAATATTCACTTGTCCGAGTTCGGGTTAGTGCTTTGAAAGCAATGAAGGCTGATAAACACGGTTCAACAAAGAATATCGATGCAGCCATTCATATGACTGAACACCTAACGGAATATCTTTCCACTGCACAAGTGGGGATTACGTTAACGAGTTTGATCTTAGGGTGGCTTGGTGAAGATACAATTGCGTCTGCGATCATCAACAGTCATTTATTGCCTGCTGAGATTGCGCACGGGGTAGCTTCAATAGCAGCCATTTTGATTTTTACAGTAATTCACGCGGTTTTCACTGATTTGGTGCCAAAGAATATCGCGATTGCTGAACCAGTTAAGATGATGCTGTTCATTGTACGACCAGTGCGGTTCTTCCACATTGTGTTGTACCCATTGATTTTCATTCTTGATCGGTTTGCAAATGGGATTACGCACATGTTGGGTTACCAAACGGCGACAGAAGATGACATTTATTCACAAACTGAAATTTTGTCATTGTCAAAGAGCGCAGCTAAAGCAGGTGAACTTGATGAAGAAGATTTAACATTCATGGAACGTGCTTTTGACATGAATGATAAAGTGGCGGTTGATATCATGATTGACCGGACTTCAATGGTCGTGGTCGACGTTGACACGACAACTCGGGAAGCTTTGGATTTGTATTTACAAGAACGGTATTCCCGTTTCCCAGTTACCGCGGATGGTGACAAGGATAAGGTGATTGGCTACGTCTACTCATATGACTTGTTGCGCCAAGCCCGCATTAACGATGAAGCGCCAGTTGTGCGTGTAATGCGTGATATTCCAGCGGTACCTGAGAACATGGACGTCCACGATGTCTTGAAATTAATGGTCGCCAAACGGACACCCATCACTTTAGTGGTTGACGAATATGGTGGTACGTCTGGTTTAATTACCGACAAAGACATCTACGAAGAATTATTTGGTTCAATGCGTGATGAAATTGATGACGTGGCCGATGACTACGTGGAAAAACTTGGTAACAATAAATACAAAGTCAGCGGTAAGATTACGCTGTATGATTTTGAACGCCACTTCGATGTCAGCATTAAGGAATTGGAAGAAGACGAAGCTGTTACTTTAACGGGTTATGTCTTGAACCAAGAACCAGAATTCCGCACGGGTGATGTGATGCGAGTTGCAAACTTTGAGATTAAAGCGTTGGATTATGAAAATGCTTATATCAATGAGTTTGAAATAACGGAATTCCCCGCACAACAAGTGGAACCTGACGAAGATTAA
- the rpmG gene encoding 50S ribosomal protein L33 produces the protein MRVHITLECTECGERNYLSTKNRRNNPDRIEVNKYCPRDRKVTLHRETK, from the coding sequence ATGCGCGTACACATCACATTAGAATGTACTGAATGCGGCGAACGCAACTACTTGTCAACTAAGAACCGTCGTAACAACCCCGACCGTATCGAAGTAAACAAGTATTGCCCACGTGATCGTAAGGTCACTTTGCACCGCGAAACTAAGTAA
- a CDS encoding peptidoglycan D,D-transpeptidase FtsI family protein: MENRFTRRATKKKAYRSDLPFRLNLIIVIVFLLFAALVGQLFYLQIKKGAYFVADVNRTDNLVETSNVQRGMIYDSTGQVLVGNSSTQAISYTKGVNVLSSQMFVTANELGSYLKVDTKTLAKRSVADYWLASEVQRKAVDKVIPNFANLTPDAQYQAELSQIMDNPQQYKLNRKQKNAAMIFQKMAGAYSLSTTYIKESGVTSKEVAQIGEHLSQMPGVKISTAWSRDYPQGKSVQAIIGSVTSEKIGLPEDRLNSLLASGYSRNDSVGQSYLEQQYEPVLKGSKEQTQVVMGANNKIVKAVEQYSGRKGDNLVLTINSKFQAAMEKALRDHMSGSLTTGAYAVAMNPYTGGIYGIAGVDRNNKTGKLSSNALGAMNQAIVMGSAVKPAMVTGALKRGVITPTNSTLNDQPIKIAGTPVMSTDWNKSGSVPLNASTAIEVSSNSYMMQLAMLEGGVHYAPNIGLGKMNPDIFNIMRNNFNLFGLGVKTGIDLPGETAGIKGSSGPGDAGKALMEAYGQYDAYTVLQLAQYVSTIANGGYRVQPHVVGAVESSNNDGQLDQIQTTIPTKILNSVGWTPAQRQVIYKGMHDVVNGTNAHRTGMQMQKYKPAPYAKTGTAETFTNGKSTLTLSLVTYIPGSNIAIALAMPSGPQSNFGSGLNLKMAMDMYNAYFKYIDNKSTIIKNPANGITKTGYSGN, from the coding sequence ATGGAAAATCGTTTTACACGGCGTGCTACGAAAAAGAAAGCTTACCGGTCAGATTTACCGTTTCGATTAAATTTGATTATCGTAATTGTTTTCTTATTGTTTGCAGCGTTAGTTGGACAATTATTTTACTTACAAATCAAAAAAGGCGCGTATTTTGTGGCGGACGTCAATCGGACGGATAACCTGGTTGAAACGTCGAATGTGCAACGTGGGATGATTTATGACTCAACTGGACAAGTCTTAGTTGGTAACAGTTCCACCCAAGCGATTTCATATACAAAAGGGGTCAACGTATTAAGCAGCCAAATGTTTGTGACGGCAAATGAATTGGGCTCATATTTAAAGGTTGATACGAAAACGTTAGCCAAACGTTCAGTCGCTGATTACTGGTTAGCTAGTGAAGTGCAACGTAAGGCAGTTGATAAGGTGATTCCTAACTTCGCTAATTTGACACCAGATGCGCAATATCAAGCGGAATTAAGCCAGATTATGGATAATCCCCAACAGTATAAGTTGAATAGGAAGCAAAAGAACGCCGCCATGATTTTTCAAAAAATGGCCGGCGCCTACTCATTATCGACAACGTACATTAAAGAGAGCGGTGTTACCAGCAAGGAAGTTGCCCAAATTGGTGAACACTTAAGCCAAATGCCAGGCGTGAAAATTTCAACTGCTTGGAGCCGTGATTATCCGCAAGGTAAATCAGTGCAAGCCATCATTGGTTCGGTCACATCTGAAAAGATTGGCTTGCCCGAAGATCGTTTAAACAGTTTGTTAGCATCCGGTTATTCACGAAATGATTCAGTTGGTCAGAGTTACTTGGAACAACAATATGAACCTGTGTTGAAGGGTTCCAAAGAACAAACCCAAGTGGTCATGGGGGCCAACAACAAGATTGTTAAAGCGGTTGAACAATACAGCGGGCGCAAGGGTGATAACCTAGTCTTAACGATTAATTCTAAGTTCCAAGCTGCAATGGAAAAAGCGTTGCGTGACCACATGTCAGGTTCATTAACGACCGGTGCTTATGCCGTCGCGATGAATCCTTATACAGGTGGTATTTACGGGATTGCTGGGGTTGATCGTAACAATAAGACCGGTAAATTGAGCAGTAATGCCTTGGGTGCCATGAACCAAGCGATTGTTATGGGTTCGGCGGTTAAGCCAGCGATGGTCACGGGTGCTTTGAAGCGTGGTGTGATTACACCAACCAACAGTACTTTGAATGACCAACCAATCAAAATTGCCGGCACCCCAGTCATGAGTACCGACTGGAACAAGAGTGGTTCTGTACCATTGAACGCCTCAACTGCGATTGAAGTTTCTTCTAACTCGTACATGATGCAACTAGCCATGCTTGAAGGTGGCGTCCACTATGCGCCAAATATCGGTTTAGGCAAAATGAATCCGGATATCTTTAACATTATGCGCAATAACTTTAATTTGTTTGGGCTTGGTGTGAAGACGGGGATTGACTTGCCAGGGGAAACTGCCGGGATTAAGGGGTCTTCAGGCCCAGGTGATGCCGGTAAGGCCCTCATGGAAGCCTATGGACAATATGACGCTTATACGGTCTTACAGTTAGCACAATACGTCTCAACGATTGCTAACGGTGGTTATCGGGTACAACCACACGTTGTTGGCGCAGTTGAATCATCAAACAACGATGGCCAATTGGATCAAATCCAAACAACAATTCCAACGAAGATTTTAAATTCCGTTGGTTGGACACCCGCGCAACGCCAAGTCATCTATAAAGGGATGCACGATGTTGTTAATGGGACGAATGCGCACCGGACGGGGATGCAAATGCAAAAATACAAACCCGCCCCATATGCTAAAACAGGGACGGCGGAAACATTTACAAATGGTAAATCAACGTTGACCTTGAGTTTGGTTACTTACATTCCTGGTTCAAACATTGCGATTGCCTTAGCGATGCCAAGTGGTCCACAATCAAACTTTGGTTCCGGCTTGAATTTGAAAATGGCCATGGACATGTATAATGCATACTTCAAGTACATTGATAACAAATCAACCATCATTAAAAACCCCGCAAATGGGATTACAAAAACAGGATATTCAGGGAATTAA
- a CDS encoding YfhO family protein — MKKLFNKKTAPCWLAFLLPIIIMGTYYAIRQMSPFGHSSILTVDLGQQYVDMFSAYRDAILHHPSTFFYSFSNALGGDMLGVWTYYLMSPLNLVLLFFTPVHLASGILLLTLLKYGLAGFSMAYALHKMQWQQGWLLTVFGVAYALMGWMVAYELNLLWLDAVIILPLLIVGLEHLIDQGTYRSYIFWLTAILIINYYLAYMIAIFLVLYFVWRLTWEAFTWPERLEKVKRFTLASLASAGLAAVTLLPTAYALTQGKGQYMTEHITKIVEYNPLFFFSKMFTGSFNFEQMPTGQPNIFVASIALIGALIFFTDGRVRLSTKIGASLVTLFLFVSMFLAPLDLFWHGMQFPVWYPYRFSFLWSFWLIWLAASTFRPGYYINRKQIIIICSTLVVVLAIVLSTMRKTNFMTWPQVLVGAAFFLLTLSLILLPRFKYWSWLLLLLVTAETATNAAWDLNNFSFLTQTEYRRNVQATQSALQEIPNDKPAFYRVGQTYERTKDDAFMQDYFGGAAFSSSFSKQMSDFMGNFGNPDGDNYAVYANGTLLSDNLLGMRYYLDAAGHVSPDDGAPANMLISQRPDLSSMQALTETPDVSLYQNNDALGLAFAANSAALSVQFKRDDPLTNQERLWNGITGNTANPIFNVQNFDKVTTKNADVPQTVTGAFITRKKPLEATSLNLYFTPKTNNSYYLTLGASMIPDDVTIKLNDQIMHTNDSFRHTIILNVGDHIKGKTQKLTFILKKPNLWLQNVSLYEQDNAQIHYQAQALAANNLHIHSFSQRKISGTVTIPADKDLLMTTIPQGQGWHVTVDGHAAETNTVGKTFLAVLMAPGKHHVTFSYTPPYFTLGVMITAVTSLLLFWLFWFRQRK, encoded by the coding sequence ATGAAAAAATTATTTAATAAAAAGACCGCCCCCTGTTGGTTAGCTTTTTTATTACCAATAATCATTATGGGCACGTATTACGCCATCCGCCAAATGAGTCCGTTTGGGCATTCGTCAATTTTGACGGTTGATTTAGGTCAACAGTACGTCGACATGTTCTCGGCCTACCGTGACGCGATTTTGCATCACCCAAGTACTTTCTTTTACTCATTTAGCAATGCACTTGGTGGTGACATGTTAGGGGTTTGGACTTATTACTTAATGAGCCCCTTAAACCTCGTTCTCCTGTTCTTTACCCCCGTTCACCTAGCTTCAGGCATCCTGTTGTTAACGCTACTAAAATACGGCTTAGCTGGCTTCAGCATGGCATATGCATTACACAAGATGCAGTGGCAGCAAGGCTGGCTCCTAACCGTCTTCGGCGTTGCATATGCCTTAATGGGTTGGATGGTCGCCTATGAACTAAACCTCTTGTGGCTCGATGCTGTCATTATTTTGCCGTTATTGATTGTTGGTTTAGAACACCTCATCGATCAAGGCACCTATCGCAGCTATATTTTTTGGCTGACCGCAATTTTGATCATCAATTATTATTTAGCTTATATGATTGCCATTTTCTTAGTGTTGTACTTTGTATGGCGCTTGACTTGGGAAGCCTTCACTTGGCCCGAACGCTTGGAAAAAGTGAAACGTTTCACACTTGCCTCACTGGCTAGTGCGGGGTTAGCGGCGGTGACATTACTACCAACAGCCTATGCGTTAACCCAAGGTAAAGGTCAATATATGACCGAGCACATCACCAAGATTGTGGAATATAATCCACTGTTCTTCTTTAGTAAAATGTTCACGGGTTCCTTTAATTTTGAACAAATGCCTACCGGTCAGCCTAACATTTTCGTTGCTAGCATCGCTTTGATTGGCGCCCTGATTTTCTTTACCGATGGTCGGGTTCGCTTGAGTACAAAAATTGGTGCGAGTCTGGTGACCCTTTTCTTATTCGTATCAATGTTTCTAGCGCCGTTAGATTTATTTTGGCATGGGATGCAGTTTCCAGTGTGGTATCCATACCGTTTCAGTTTTCTCTGGTCATTCTGGTTAATTTGGTTAGCAGCTTCGACCTTCCGTCCGGGCTATTACATTAACCGCAAACAAATCATTATTATCTGTAGTACTTTAGTCGTGGTGCTCGCAATTGTGTTAAGCACGATGCGCAAAACCAATTTTATGACGTGGCCACAAGTGCTCGTGGGAGCGGCGTTCTTCTTGCTCACATTGAGCCTCATCTTGTTACCCCGCTTTAAGTATTGGTCATGGCTACTACTATTATTAGTCACTGCAGAAACTGCGACTAATGCCGCTTGGGATTTGAATAATTTCAGTTTTTTAACGCAAACCGAGTATCGGCGCAACGTCCAAGCAACTCAAAGCGCTTTACAAGAAATTCCAAATGACAAGCCGGCATTTTACCGAGTTGGTCAAACCTATGAACGCACCAAAGACGATGCCTTCATGCAAGATTACTTCGGTGGCGCGGCCTTTAGCTCTTCATTTTCAAAGCAAATGTCTGATTTTATGGGCAACTTCGGTAATCCCGATGGTGACAACTATGCCGTCTACGCCAACGGTACCCTGCTTTCGGATAACTTACTCGGCATGCGTTACTACTTAGATGCCGCAGGACACGTGTCACCCGATGATGGTGCACCGGCGAATATGTTAATTTCTCAACGCCCCGATTTAAGCTCAATGCAAGCTTTGACGGAAACGCCGGATGTGTCGCTGTACCAAAACAACGATGCGCTGGGTCTGGCCTTTGCTGCTAATTCAGCCGCTCTGAGCGTGCAATTTAAGCGCGATGATCCTTTGACAAATCAAGAACGCCTGTGGAATGGAATTACTGGCAATACCGCGAATCCGATTTTCAACGTCCAAAACTTTGACAAAGTAACCACCAAAAATGCGGATGTACCACAAACTGTGACTGGGGCCTTCATTACACGCAAAAAGCCACTCGAAGCCACCTCATTGAATCTGTATTTCACCCCCAAAACAAATAATTCATATTATTTAACTTTAGGGGCGTCGATGATTCCCGATGACGTGACCATCAAATTAAATGATCAAATCATGCATACCAACGATTCATTTCGGCATACGATTATTTTAAATGTTGGTGATCACATTAAGGGCAAAACGCAGAAGCTAACTTTCATTTTGAAAAAGCCTAATTTATGGCTGCAAAATGTTTCGTTATACGAGCAAGATAATGCGCAAATTCATTATCAAGCCCAAGCACTCGCGGCTAATAATCTGCACATTCACAGCTTCAGCCAGCGTAAAATTAGCGGTACCGTGACAATACCAGCCGACAAGGATTTATTAATGACCACAATTCCACAAGGTCAAGGTTGGCATGTTACCGTTGATGGCCATGCCGCAGAAACAAACACGGTTGGCAAAACGTTCTTGGCCGTGTTGATGGCACCTGGGAAGCATCACGTTACCTTCAGCTATACACCGCCCTATTTCACCTTGGGCGTCATGATAACTGCTGTGACATCACTGTTATTATTTTGGTTGTTTTGGTTCCGGCAACGTAAGTAA
- a CDS encoding oxidoreductase yields MLAKVILITGASTGIGYATAQRLAKAGHIVYGGARRIEKMNSLKSLNMTPLQLDVTNDESVRNAVKTVIDEQGRIDVLINNAGYGSYGSLEDTDLAEAQRQLDVNLIGVARMMKAVLPFMRQANQGQILNVSSMGGLGYGWMGAWYHASKHGLEALTDTVRLELTEFNIQLSTIEPSATESEWIEIAIDNLNNVAASGTGAYEKQTQRAITMMREGFKDVVPADHVAIDMEKAIKSKNPKHRYPTGRSSRFMKFAMRFISDRMIYKLTYNAYAGK; encoded by the coding sequence ATGTTAGCAAAAGTTATCTTAATTACTGGTGCTTCAACAGGTATTGGTTATGCAACAGCACAACGTTTGGCAAAAGCTGGACATATTGTATATGGCGGCGCACGGCGTATTGAAAAAATGAATTCACTCAAATCCTTGAATATGACACCGCTACAATTAGATGTTACAAATGACGAATCTGTCCGGAATGCAGTTAAAACAGTTATCGACGAACAAGGTCGCATCGATGTCTTAATTAACAACGCCGGCTATGGTTCGTACGGTTCACTTGAAGATACGGACCTTGCAGAAGCGCAACGACAATTAGATGTAAATTTAATTGGTGTTGCTCGAATGATGAAAGCTGTACTACCGTTTATGCGGCAAGCTAATCAAGGACAGATTTTAAACGTTAGTTCCATGGGTGGTCTGGGATACGGTTGGATGGGTGCCTGGTATCATGCTTCAAAACATGGGTTAGAAGCATTAACTGATACAGTCCGGTTAGAATTAACCGAATTCAATATTCAATTATCGACCATTGAACCAAGTGCTACTGAGTCTGAATGGATAGAAATCGCCATTGATAATTTGAATAATGTTGCTGCAAGTGGAACTGGCGCATACGAAAAACAAACCCAACGGGCAATAACCATGATGCGCGAAGGGTTCAAAGACGTCGTTCCAGCTGACCACGTTGCCATCGATATGGAGAAGGCCATCAAGTCAAAAAATCCTAAGCACCGATACCCAACAGGGCGGTCAAGTCGCTTTATGAAATTTGCGATGCGGTTCATTTCTGATCGGATGATATACAAATTGACGTATAATGCGTATGCCGGAAAATGA
- a CDS encoding TetR/AcrR family transcriptional regulator, with the protein MKIKDDNKKQLILDTAAGLILAEGLFGLSISKIAKKVNISQSNIYIYFENKNDLLKQVYRSRKLRVFSVISNATTNNPDFVANMIRAIYEDGKEHANDYLIIQQFNNSPIMQTLRIEDESLAEMSGVDNPISKPFVDAVARGEIRQTNPHLLAALAWQMAVSYMLANHLNYNLQDTAIEDVIAIVEAALKP; encoded by the coding sequence ATGAAAATTAAAGATGATAATAAAAAACAATTAATATTGGATACAGCTGCTGGCTTGATATTAGCAGAAGGATTATTTGGCTTATCTATTTCTAAAATTGCGAAGAAAGTTAATATTAGTCAATCAAACATTTACATTTATTTTGAGAATAAGAATGATTTATTAAAGCAAGTCTATCGTTCAAGAAAACTTCGGGTATTTTCCGTAATCAGTAATGCCACGACAAATAACCCAGACTTTGTTGCGAATATGATTCGGGCAATTTACGAAGATGGGAAAGAACATGCTAACGACTATTTAATTATTCAACAATTTAACAATTCGCCAATCATGCAAACTTTACGGATCGAAGATGAATCGCTTGCGGAAATGAGCGGGGTAGATAATCCTATTTCAAAACCGTTTGTTGATGCTGTTGCTCGCGGTGAAATTCGCCAAACAAATCCCCATTTACTCGCTGCATTAGCTTGGCAAATGGCAGTTTCTTACATGCTAGCTAATCACCTCAATTATAATTTGCAAGATACCGCTATCGAGGACGTTATTGCAATTGTTGAAGCGGCGCTAAAGCCTTGA